The Opitutales bacterium ASA1 genome window below encodes:
- a CDS encoding glycoside hydrolase family 43 protein: protein MTRLFLACLLAIVGTCAASNAATENPRRPAPGTPVDVTRQFEGAAPLTTKKLTDFRMRDACVLVDEKEQRYVIVAAGRGNTVRAYTSTDLVHWEGPHIVFEADATTWKDAEIRGIWAPELHAYRGKYYLFLTFNTSTQHSEQWRNWLPRVKRASSILVADSPLGPFKPFSDKPTLPEDMMTLDGTLWVEDGVPWMIYCHEWVQIVVGTMAKIRLADDLSATVDEPTRLFFANDAPWAKRNDEYGSYVTDGPWLHRSKTDKLLMLWSGFGEGGYTVAVAESQSGTLAGPWVQQPEPVFTEHGGHPMLFRRFDGQLMMSLHMPNRPPEERIQFFEMEDTGDTVRVLRKFPEG, encoded by the coding sequence ATGACTCGTTTGTTCCTCGCTTGTCTCCTCGCGATCGTCGGCACGTGTGCCGCATCGAACGCGGCGACCGAAAACCCTCGGCGCCCCGCTCCCGGAACCCCCGTCGACGTGACGCGTCAATTCGAGGGCGCGGCGCCGCTCACGACGAAGAAGCTCACCGACTTCCGCATGCGCGACGCCTGCGTGCTCGTCGACGAGAAGGAGCAGCGCTACGTCATCGTCGCCGCCGGCCGCGGCAACACCGTGCGCGCCTACACGAGCACCGACCTCGTGCATTGGGAAGGGCCGCACATCGTCTTCGAAGCCGACGCCACGACGTGGAAGGACGCCGAGATCCGCGGCATCTGGGCACCGGAGCTGCACGCGTATCGAGGCAAGTATTACCTGTTCCTCACCTTCAACACGTCGACGCAGCACAGCGAACAATGGCGCAACTGGCTCCCGCGCGTGAAGCGCGCCTCCTCGATCCTCGTCGCCGATTCGCCGCTCGGGCCGTTCAAACCCTTCTCCGACAAACCCACGCTGCCCGAAGACATGATGACGCTCGACGGCACGCTCTGGGTCGAAGACGGCGTGCCGTGGATGATCTATTGCCACGAGTGGGTGCAGATCGTCGTCGGCACGATGGCCAAGATCCGGCTCGCCGACGACCTTTCCGCCACCGTCGATGAGCCCACGCGGTTGTTCTTCGCCAACGACGCCCCGTGGGCGAAGCGCAACGACGAATACGGCAGCTACGTGACCGACGGCCCGTGGCTCCACCGCAGCAAGACCGACAAGCTCCTCATGCTCTGGTCCGGCTTCGGCGAAGGAGGCTACACCGTCGCCGTCGCCGAGTCGCAATCCGGCACGCTCGCCGGTCCGTGGGTGCAGCAACCCGAGCCGGTCTTCACCGAACACGGCGGACACCCCATGCTCTTCCGCCGTTTCGATGGGCAACTCATGATGTCGCTGCACATGCCCAACCGCCCGCCCGAGGAGCGTATCCAGTTTTTCGAGATGGAAGACACCGGCGACACCGTGCGCGTGTTGCGGAAGTTTCCCGAAGGCTGA
- a CDS encoding glycoside hydrolase family 130 protein — translation MIPPPQFSGSVDLSSESPPTEAFVTDRHPTHLISMLQTSSEPAAPRALDGLVIHAPALPNIPWQPRPAGLDDLVWRYSENPVIGRRPLPRVTGIYNSAVVPFADGFIGVFRTEGMDRIPHLHVGRSPDGLKWTFEPKPIDLVSDDDEISRFEYAYDPRVTLIGEDYYVTWCNGYHGPTIGVARTRDFVHFEQLENAFLPYNRNGVLFPRKIGGKFAMLSRPSDTGHTPFGDIFYSESPDMEHWGRHRHVMGKGWPWFQGTKIGAGPSPIETSEGWLLFYHAVTQTCNGFVYSMSAALLDRDEPWRVTARCNQALLCPEAPYELTGFVPGVCFPVGCLCDGATGRIAIYYGAADTFSALCFCNAADVIAFVKANST, via the coding sequence ATGATCCCGCCCCCCCAGTTCAGCGGAAGCGTCGACCTGTCCAGCGAGTCGCCCCCGACGGAAGCTTTCGTCACCGATCGGCACCCAACGCACCTCATCTCCATGTTGCAGACCTCTTCCGAACCCGCGGCGCCTCGTGCGCTCGACGGACTCGTCATCCACGCGCCCGCGTTGCCCAACATCCCGTGGCAACCCCGACCCGCCGGCCTTGACGACCTCGTCTGGCGCTACAGCGAGAACCCCGTCATCGGCCGCCGTCCGTTGCCGCGCGTGACCGGCATCTACAACAGCGCCGTCGTCCCCTTCGCCGACGGCTTCATCGGCGTCTTCCGCACCGAAGGCATGGACCGCATCCCGCACCTGCACGTCGGCCGCAGCCCCGACGGGTTGAAATGGACCTTCGAGCCGAAGCCGATCGACCTCGTCTCCGACGACGACGAAATCAGCCGCTTCGAGTACGCCTACGATCCGCGCGTCACCCTCATCGGCGAAGACTACTACGTGACTTGGTGCAACGGCTACCATGGCCCGACCATCGGCGTCGCCCGCACCCGCGACTTCGTTCACTTCGAACAACTCGAGAACGCCTTCCTGCCCTACAACCGCAACGGCGTGCTCTTCCCGCGCAAGATCGGCGGCAAGTTCGCCATGCTCAGCCGTCCGAGCGACACCGGTCATACGCCCTTCGGCGACATCTTCTACAGCGAGAGCCCCGACATGGAGCACTGGGGCCGCCACCGTCACGTCATGGGCAAAGGCTGGCCGTGGTTTCAAGGCACCAAGATCGGTGCCGGCCCCTCGCCCATCGAGACGAGCGAAGGCTGGTTGCTCTTTTACCACGCCGTCACGCAGACGTGTAACGGCTTCGTCTACTCCATGAGTGCCGCGCTCCTCGATCGCGACGAACCGTGGAGAGTCACCGCGCGCTGCAACCAAGCCCTGCTCTGTCCCGAGGCACCCTACGAGCTCACCGGCTTCGTGCCCGGAGTGTGTTTCCCCGTCGGTTGTCTCTGCGACGGCGCGACCGGTCGCATCGCCATCTACTACGGCGCCGCCGACACCTTCTCCGCGCTCTGCTTCTGCAACGCCGCCGACGTGATCGCGTTCGTCAAAGCAAACTCGACGTAG